The Anaerolineae bacterium genome window below encodes:
- a CDS encoding ABC transporter ATP-binding protein has product MAEIKIEHVTKTFGKVTAVDDVSLTIEDQEFVVLLGPSGCGKTTLLRAVAGLGLPDSGRISIGGREITYLPPRERGISMVFQSYAIFPHMTVYDNIAFGLTMRKADRAVIDRQVRQAAEMLHIDDMLQRYPSQMSGGQRQRVAVARALAVQAEVLLMDEPLSNLDALLRLEMRAELKRLLADLKVTTIYVTHDQIEALSMGDRIAVMRNGRILQCDTPTRVYDMPADRFIGGFIGNPPMNFLVGQVQQENGAVKVRIGDFTLTPTPVYTELLKSYDGRPIVIGIRAENMEALRNPAEDALKVRVLVVEPLGSQNLLTIKVHDDIIKLSTHPDFPALPDSDIWVRFPVEKIRWIDRETGRTILPA; this is encoded by the coding sequence ATGGCCGAGATCAAGATCGAGCATGTCACCAAAACCTTCGGCAAGGTGACCGCCGTTGATGACGTCAGTCTAACTATTGAAGATCAGGAATTTGTGGTGCTCCTTGGCCCCAGCGGCTGCGGCAAGACGACGCTGCTCCGCGCCGTGGCGGGGCTGGGCCTGCCTGACTCTGGCCGGATCAGCATTGGCGGTCGGGAGATCACCTACCTGCCTCCACGCGAGCGCGGCATTTCCATGGTCTTTCAGAGCTACGCCATCTTCCCGCATATGACGGTCTACGACAATATTGCCTTTGGCCTGACCATGCGCAAGGCCGACCGCGCGGTAATCGACCGCCAGGTGCGCCAGGCTGCCGAGATGCTACACATCGATGACATGTTGCAGCGTTACCCCAGCCAGATGAGCGGTGGCCAGCGCCAACGTGTGGCGGTCGCCCGCGCCCTGGCTGTCCAGGCGGAAGTCCTGCTAATGGATGAGCCGCTCAGCAACCTGGACGCCCTGCTGCGGCTGGAGATGCGCGCCGAACTCAAGCGTCTGCTGGCCGACCTTAAGGTCACCACAATCTACGTCACCCATGACCAGATCGAAGCCCTGAGCATGGGCGACCGCATCGCCGTCATGCGCAACGGCCGTATCCTGCAGTGCGACACGCCCACCCGCGTTTACGACATGCCTGCCGACCGTTTCATTGGTGGCTTCATCGGCAACCCGCCGATGAACTTCCTGGTGGGCCAGGTTCAGCAGGAAAACGGCGCGGTGAAGGTGCGCATTGGTGACTTCACCCTCACCCCGACCCCTGTCTACACCGAGCTACTCAAAAGCTATGATGGGCGGCCGATCGTGATCGGCATCCGGGCAGAAAACATGGAGGCATTGCGCAACCCCGCTGAGGACGCACTCAAGGTGCGGGTGCTGGTCGTTGAACCGCTGGGATCGCAGAATCTGCTGACCATCAAGGTGCACGACGACATCATCAAGCTCTCTACCCACCCGGACTTCCCCGCCCTCCCAGACAGCGATATCTGGGTGCGCTTCCCGGTGGAGAAAATCCGCTGGATCGACCGCGAGACCGGAAGGACAATCCTGCCGGCGTGA